A region from the Variovorax sp. V93 genome encodes:
- a CDS encoding ABC transporter substrate-binding protein yields the protein MQRRFFLAASAATLAAPAVFAQGGGKPTPLKFTLDFRINGQTAPFFLAHSKGYYRDEGLDVSIDTGAGSVASITRIASGVYQMGLGDISSLVEFNAQNPGTPMVQAVYQYYNRAPFVIIGRKDRGVTAEFKSLAGKKVAAAAVESTRRAWPMVARKQGMRSDAFQWQTTDFSARDNVMVRGDVDAATYFHDSAISLFARMKQEELSVLKYADAGVNLYGNAILASSNMIAQNPRVVAAFLRATNRAIVETFANPAPGIAAMRQREPILDERMELERWSVTAQYVGAADTRSHGLGDIRKLTLEQQVDEVADVFGLKVKPSSDAIFNTSMLPSRSERMISTKA from the coding sequence ATGCAACGTCGATTCTTTCTTGCGGCCAGTGCCGCCACCCTTGCCGCTCCCGCCGTCTTCGCCCAGGGCGGCGGCAAGCCGACCCCGCTCAAGTTCACGCTCGACTTCCGCATCAACGGCCAGACCGCGCCCTTCTTCCTGGCGCACAGCAAGGGCTACTACAGGGACGAAGGCCTCGACGTGAGCATCGACACCGGCGCCGGTTCGGTCGCTTCCATCACGCGCATCGCGAGCGGCGTCTACCAGATGGGCCTGGGCGACATCAGCTCGCTGGTCGAGTTCAATGCGCAGAACCCCGGCACGCCGATGGTGCAGGCCGTGTACCAGTACTACAACCGCGCGCCCTTCGTGATCATCGGCCGCAAGGACCGCGGCGTCACGGCCGAGTTCAAGAGCCTCGCGGGCAAGAAGGTGGCGGCCGCGGCCGTCGAATCGACCCGCCGCGCGTGGCCGATGGTGGCGCGCAAGCAGGGCATGCGCAGCGACGCCTTCCAGTGGCAGACCACCGACTTCAGCGCGCGCGACAACGTGATGGTGCGCGGCGACGTCGACGCCGCCACCTACTTTCATGATTCCGCCATTTCGCTCTTCGCGCGCATGAAGCAGGAAGAACTGTCGGTGCTCAAATATGCGGACGCGGGCGTCAACCTGTATGGCAACGCCATTCTCGCGAGCAGCAACATGATCGCGCAGAACCCCAGGGTGGTTGCGGCCTTCCTGCGCGCCACCAACCGCGCCATCGTCGAGACCTTTGCCAACCCCGCGCCCGGCATCGCGGCCATGCGCCAGCGCGAACCCATCCTGGACGAAAGGATGGAGCTTGAACGCTGGAGTGTCACGGCGCAATATGTGGGTGCCGCGGATACGCGCAGCCATGGCCTGGGCGACATCAGGAAGCTCACGCTCGAGCAGCAGGTCGACGAGGTCGCCGACGTATTCGGCCTCAAGGTCAAGCCCTCGTCCGACGCCATCTTCAACACCTCGATGCTGCCATCGCGCAGCGAACGCATGATTTCCACCAAGGCATGA